The proteins below are encoded in one region of Aquisphaera giovannonii:
- a CDS encoding DUF4132 domain-containing protein: protein MTPDQPPSDPVRGLVADSFRPLDELGAGLADRVVRYVCDDLDPGVLDVLSRTPEAGVRIGLGCLYPQFMIGRQSPSARLPWDEILDRAEGMPPGVLLRLARALHAGAQTAIPAGAMGGLVATPAMLSVSTYTSVPGWAETLVRLATRRVDGLAPGREPGDRLPAILVERLLELDGHSPDLIYRDVFPRAGSVASLAAGSLFRTLAGFRDRLAERPEIVSAALTQAEAPMRSLSLSIFKMLRLPVAHFVEPLAALAVGSSANLRGEAASLVREAGPLALPPLKALAESGSPAARGHALRLIDRLGLPEGREYLRSRLGVEKTAAVREVLEGLVGDRDGRAAVDGEPGSAPGLPPVDPFVGVGLGGDALAAVTAWLEERFPLSHQGWLERLLSPRPWSEGPEYSSEIPPADQDAALGRLLRRPELTTLHMVRLLRLARILQPHPSPDFASRNLASPPDRLEALLSAYREAHSPRVGFRELAAAFSASAMDPELLPNLWYGHREGQLFQWEAEAIWPFFADRFGWLAEELDQGPRGDEFERYVLGMDWRALRALAILDAFPAVPASLVPRVWRIAEGGKQSLRPAARRLLEKLPEARGRLLESLADGKADRRAAAAEWLGQWKPPGAAEALRQAMEAEKVAAVRTAIGRALELLGESAKPTGQANPADLIDRLRKEAARGLKMGIPEKLSWFPFDRLPEVRWRHDGAPVERPVRDWLVVSAWKAKSAEPSEDLRGHASLLHPEDFRGLGRSAFEAWLAEDLKPQSEQLRREQLASFLHLFGVSTVEELLRAQPDMAQAIERQKDAPGMGNVADKGLLAVAAVAGPPEAVGPIRDYLNKWYGYRAWQCRALVTVLAWIDGPEAVALLLDVARRFRTATIRKEAEVQARKLADRRRMTLAELADVSIPDAGLDASGRMVLDFGPRRFVARLDDDAEVVLEDEEGKALKALPSPAKSDDAENAAAAKGRLAALKKEVKAVRKRVVDRFQEALCTQRSWTFAAWQASLLRHPIAGRLCRRVVWAATSGGGPPATFRPLEDGSLTDLDDNPVELLADAEVRLAHRLTIGDEATDRWAAHLSDYEVAPLLPQAFGPASRLPEPLRRKTAWPFRAETPVALAIFGRRARGLGYDPGAFRLEDGGDRFLRHFPSASLCAAIELDDLDEADRVAGLTLSFLRAAEGQDARAGRRIALEEVPEVLLSECVADLSRIAGAASPRMAEEPVAEPS, encoded by the coding sequence ATGACTCCGGACCAGCCGCCCTCGGATCCCGTCCGCGGCCTCGTGGCCGATTCCTTCCGGCCCCTCGACGAGCTGGGGGCCGGGCTCGCGGATCGCGTGGTCCGCTACGTGTGCGACGACCTCGACCCGGGGGTCCTCGATGTCCTCTCCCGGACGCCCGAGGCCGGCGTTAGGATCGGCCTCGGGTGCCTCTATCCGCAGTTCATGATCGGCCGGCAATCGCCCTCGGCTCGCCTGCCCTGGGACGAGATCCTGGACCGGGCGGAGGGCATGCCCCCGGGGGTGCTCCTGCGACTGGCCAGGGCGCTGCACGCCGGGGCCCAGACGGCCATCCCGGCCGGGGCGATGGGCGGACTGGTGGCGACGCCCGCGATGCTCTCGGTCTCCACGTACACGTCCGTGCCGGGATGGGCCGAGACGCTCGTCCGGCTCGCGACGCGCCGGGTGGACGGCCTGGCACCGGGACGAGAGCCCGGCGACCGGCTCCCGGCCATCCTCGTCGAACGGCTGCTCGAGCTCGATGGCCATTCACCGGACCTGATCTATCGGGATGTGTTCCCGCGAGCCGGCTCCGTCGCCTCTCTCGCGGCCGGCTCGCTCTTCCGCACGCTCGCCGGTTTTCGCGATCGGCTGGCGGAGCGGCCGGAGATCGTCTCGGCCGCCCTGACGCAAGCCGAGGCCCCGATGAGATCCCTCTCGCTTTCCATCTTCAAGATGCTCAGGCTGCCCGTCGCCCACTTCGTCGAGCCCCTCGCCGCCCTCGCCGTTGGATCCTCCGCCAATCTCCGGGGCGAGGCCGCCTCCCTGGTCCGGGAGGCCGGCCCGCTCGCGCTGCCGCCGCTGAAGGCCCTGGCCGAGTCGGGATCTCCGGCGGCCCGCGGGCATGCCCTGCGGCTCATCGATCGGCTCGGCTTGCCGGAGGGCCGCGAGTACCTGCGATCGCGCCTGGGCGTCGAGAAGACGGCCGCGGTGCGGGAGGTCCTCGAGGGGCTCGTCGGCGACCGCGACGGCAGGGCGGCAGTCGACGGGGAGCCGGGGTCCGCCCCGGGGCTCCCGCCCGTCGACCCGTTCGTCGGGGTCGGGCTGGGGGGGGATGCCCTGGCGGCCGTGACGGCGTGGCTGGAGGAGAGATTCCCGCTCAGCCATCAGGGCTGGCTCGAACGCTTGCTCTCTCCCCGCCCGTGGTCCGAGGGGCCGGAGTACTCGAGCGAGATCCCGCCGGCCGACCAGGACGCGGCGCTCGGGCGACTTCTCCGGCGCCCGGAGCTCACGACCTTGCACATGGTGCGGCTCCTGAGACTGGCCCGGATCCTGCAACCGCATCCCAGCCCCGATTTCGCGTCCCGCAACCTGGCCTCGCCCCCCGACCGGCTCGAGGCGCTCCTCTCGGCCTATCGGGAGGCCCACTCGCCCCGCGTCGGGTTCCGCGAGCTGGCCGCGGCCTTCTCCGCGTCGGCGATGGACCCGGAGCTCCTCCCGAACCTCTGGTACGGGCACAGGGAGGGCCAGCTGTTCCAGTGGGAGGCCGAGGCAATCTGGCCCTTCTTCGCCGACCGCTTCGGCTGGCTGGCGGAGGAGCTCGACCAGGGGCCCAGGGGCGACGAATTCGAGCGATACGTCCTGGGCATGGACTGGCGGGCGCTGCGGGCCCTGGCCATCCTCGACGCCTTCCCGGCGGTGCCCGCGAGCCTCGTCCCCAGGGTCTGGCGGATCGCCGAGGGGGGTAAGCAGTCGCTCAGGCCGGCGGCGAGGAGGCTGCTGGAGAAGCTCCCCGAGGCCCGCGGCCGCCTGCTCGAGTCGCTCGCCGACGGGAAGGCGGATCGGCGGGCGGCCGCCGCCGAATGGCTCGGCCAGTGGAAGCCGCCCGGGGCGGCGGAGGCCCTCCGCCAGGCGATGGAGGCCGAGAAGGTCGCGGCCGTGAGGACCGCCATCGGCCGGGCCCTGGAATTGCTGGGGGAGTCGGCGAAGCCGACCGGCCAGGCGAATCCCGCCGACCTGATCGATCGGCTCCGGAAGGAGGCGGCCCGCGGCCTCAAGATGGGGATCCCGGAGAAGCTGTCCTGGTTCCCGTTCGACCGGCTCCCCGAGGTCCGCTGGCGGCACGACGGGGCGCCGGTCGAGCGGCCCGTCCGCGATTGGCTCGTCGTCTCGGCCTGGAAGGCGAAGTCGGCCGAGCCGTCGGAGGACCTGCGGGGCCATGCCTCCCTGCTCCACCCGGAGGATTTCCGCGGGCTGGGCCGATCCGCCTTCGAGGCCTGGCTCGCGGAGGACCTCAAGCCGCAATCGGAGCAACTCAGGCGGGAACAGCTGGCCTCCTTCCTCCACCTCTTCGGCGTGAGCACGGTCGAGGAACTCCTGCGGGCGCAGCCGGACATGGCGCAGGCGATCGAGCGGCAGAAGGACGCGCCCGGGATGGGCAACGTGGCCGACAAGGGGCTCCTCGCCGTCGCGGCGGTCGCGGGACCTCCGGAGGCCGTCGGCCCGATCCGCGATTACCTCAACAAGTGGTACGGATATCGGGCCTGGCAATGCCGGGCGCTCGTGACGGTCCTGGCGTGGATCGACGGCCCGGAGGCCGTCGCGCTGCTGCTGGACGTCGCCCGGCGGTTCCGGACCGCGACGATCCGCAAGGAGGCGGAGGTCCAGGCCCGCAAGCTCGCGGATCGCCGGCGGATGACGCTCGCCGAGCTGGCCGACGTGTCGATCCCCGACGCCGGCCTCGATGCGTCCGGCCGGATGGTGCTCGACTTCGGCCCCCGGCGCTTCGTCGCCCGGCTCGACGACGATGCCGAGGTGGTCCTCGAAGACGAGGAGGGCAAGGCCCTCAAGGCCCTGCCCTCGCCGGCGAAGTCGGACGACGCCGAGAATGCCGCCGCGGCGAAGGGCCGGCTGGCCGCGCTCAAGAAGGAGGTGAAGGCGGTCCGCAAGCGGGTCGTGGACCGGTTCCAGGAGGCGCTCTGCACCCAGCGGTCGTGGACGTTCGCAGCCTGGCAGGCGTCCCTGCTCCGCCACCCGATCGCCGGCCGTCTGTGCCGACGCGTCGTCTGGGCCGCGACGTCGGGCGGCGGCCCTCCCGCCACGTTCCGCCCGCTCGAGGACGGCTCGCTGACCGACCTCGACGACAACCCGGTCGAGCTTCTCGCCGACGCCGAGGTGCGCCTCGCCCATCGGCTCACCATCGGCGACGAGGCCACGGACCGGTGGGCGGCGCACCTCTCGGATTACGAGGTTGCCCCGCTGCTCCCCCAGGCCTTCGGCCCGGCATCCCGGCTGCCCGAGCCGCTCCGGAGGAAGACGGCCTGGCCGTTCCGGGCCGAGACGCCCGTCGCGCTGGCCATCTTCGGCCGGCGGGCCCGCGGCCTGGGGTATGACCCGGGTGCCTTCCGCCTCGAGGACGGCGGGGATCGCTTCCTCCGCCACTTCCCCTCGGCCTCCCTGTGCGCGGCGATCGAGCTGGACGACCTCGACGAGGCGGACAGGGTCGCCGGCCTGACGCTGTCGTTCCTCCGGGCCGCCGAGGGGCAAGACGCCCGGGCAGGCAGGCGGATCGCCCTCGAGGAGGTGCCCGAAGTCCTCCTCAGCGAATGCGTCGCCGACCTCTCCCGGATCGCCGGCGCGGCCTCTCCACGGATGGCCGAGGAACCGGTCGCGGAGCCCTCCTGA
- a CDS encoding FtsK/SpoIIIE domain-containing protein — protein sequence MSTSPTTSLHTGPDPRPLPGEGPHDPAGGAVEPDLIARERDALRRLLTLIDERAREEAHAEESRRTQDARVDAEYAKTRQGLVEKYATLDREARAEDEARRAAIVKAAMEGEQKAKADFASASRQIARDFDRLRDTAKSSYDRAVRDAGSQLEAGNRQADTHHTEELRPLSEARQISESFRDRLDAFAIDYAKLKLDSEPPSPMPESYEKFPEPVNELFDRLARMEPPLKLLEGLLIPKSIKGANEAWAYLVPLLAAAGLAVAMGLDVTGVIGLAVAGLAAGVALRMALVRLAKQQLERLYNPLRQSLADADGLLQFCRAGADARHSAARKKAAARHAEELGRAKEAHAASITTGESIRDEKLREINEVYARANVEVQTNQARALRSAIDAHDARMAEIPAQSERKLAQLDEGYRTLKEQVRAKHSGRWDALAGRWKEGMADVARTLSAVNREVDAIGPAWDAPGWADRALPSAIPPVVRLGSVRVELDALPGGIPADPRLMADVPRSFRLPALRPFPAHANLLIETPPEGRAAASAVLQAGMFRLLTSLPPGMVRFTIVDPIGIGRGFGAFMHLADYDPALVTNQVWTDARQIEERLAELEQHMETVTQKYLRNEYDTIDAYNAVAGEVREPYRILVIADFPSKFDERAAGRLAAIASGGTPCGVLVLMAADTSRPMPPGFTMEQVRPHCSLLAWDGAKLVWDDPDLSKYPLDLDAPPPGEFATREIQKVGAAAKAAKRVEVPFDYIAPAEGSWWTGDTRAGIDVPLGKAGATKKQDLTLGQGTSQHVLVAGRTGSGKSTLMHALITNLALRFSPDEIDLYLIDFKKGVEFKVYATHALPHASVVAIESEREFGLSVLQRLDGELRLRADRFRDAGVQDLNGYRNAPNTPPMPRVLLIVDEFQEFFVEEDKLAQEAALLLDRLVRQGRAFGVHVLLGSQSLGGAFTLARSTLGQMAVRIALQCSEVDSLLILAENNLAAKWLSRPGEAIYNDANGAPEGNHFFQVVWLSDERREDYLKRLHALALERKPALARTPLVFEGDAPADLPANPLLRMLLDQPAWTPSIRSAQAWLGDAVAIKDPTAALFRRQGGNHLLIVGQNDEAAAGVVAAAILGLAAQYPPATNDNARLGAKFYLLDGTPEDEPRSGVLPGLVAGLPHGVKVGGWRDAAGFVAAVAGEIALRQSPEGGDGPEVFLVIHDLARFRDLRRREDDFGFDRRDEASPTDHLDMILKEGPGLGVHLIAWCDTVNNVNRSFSHQQLREFEMRVLFQMSPTDSGGLLDSPAASKLGRNRAYFSSEEQNRLEKFRPYGLPPKEWVHAMAAALTNRPPAAAGDDSKG from the coding sequence GTGAGCACGAGCCCGACCACGTCTCTCCACACCGGCCCGGATCCGCGCCCGCTCCCCGGGGAGGGCCCGCACGATCCGGCGGGCGGGGCCGTCGAGCCCGACCTCATCGCGCGCGAGCGGGATGCCCTGCGGCGGCTCCTGACGCTCATCGACGAACGGGCACGCGAGGAGGCCCACGCCGAGGAGTCCCGCCGCACCCAGGACGCGAGGGTGGACGCCGAGTACGCGAAGACCCGGCAGGGGCTCGTCGAGAAGTACGCCACCCTGGACAGGGAGGCCCGCGCCGAGGACGAGGCCCGCCGCGCCGCCATCGTCAAGGCCGCCATGGAGGGGGAGCAGAAGGCCAAGGCGGACTTCGCCTCGGCCAGCCGCCAGATCGCGAGGGACTTCGACAGGCTCCGGGACACGGCGAAGAGCTCCTACGACCGGGCCGTCCGCGACGCCGGCTCGCAGCTCGAGGCCGGCAACCGCCAGGCCGACACGCACCACACCGAGGAGCTCAGGCCGCTCAGCGAGGCGCGGCAGATCTCCGAGAGCTTCCGCGACCGCCTGGACGCCTTCGCCATCGACTACGCGAAGCTCAAGCTCGACTCCGAGCCGCCCTCGCCGATGCCGGAGAGCTACGAGAAGTTCCCGGAGCCCGTGAACGAGCTCTTCGACCGCCTGGCCAGGATGGAGCCCCCGCTGAAGCTCCTCGAGGGGCTCCTCATCCCGAAGTCCATCAAGGGTGCGAACGAGGCCTGGGCCTACCTCGTGCCGCTCCTCGCGGCGGCCGGGCTGGCCGTGGCGATGGGCCTCGACGTCACCGGCGTCATCGGCCTGGCCGTCGCCGGGCTGGCGGCGGGCGTCGCCCTCAGGATGGCGCTCGTCCGGCTCGCGAAGCAGCAGCTCGAGCGCCTCTACAACCCCCTCCGCCAGTCCCTCGCCGACGCCGACGGCCTCCTCCAATTCTGCCGGGCCGGGGCGGACGCACGGCATTCCGCCGCTCGCAAGAAGGCGGCCGCCAGGCACGCGGAGGAGCTCGGGCGGGCCAAGGAGGCCCACGCGGCGAGCATCACGACCGGGGAATCGATCCGCGACGAGAAGCTCCGCGAGATCAACGAGGTCTACGCCCGCGCGAACGTCGAGGTCCAGACCAACCAGGCGCGGGCCCTGCGCTCGGCGATCGACGCTCACGACGCGAGGATGGCCGAGATCCCGGCCCAGTCCGAGCGCAAGCTCGCCCAGCTCGACGAGGGCTACCGGACCCTGAAGGAGCAGGTCCGGGCGAAGCACTCGGGCCGGTGGGACGCCCTGGCCGGGCGCTGGAAGGAGGGCATGGCCGACGTCGCGCGCACGCTCTCGGCCGTGAACCGCGAGGTGGACGCGATCGGCCCCGCCTGGGACGCCCCGGGCTGGGCGGATCGGGCCCTGCCCTCGGCGATCCCCCCGGTCGTCCGCCTCGGCTCGGTCCGGGTGGAGCTCGACGCGCTGCCCGGGGGCATCCCCGCGGACCCTCGGCTGATGGCGGACGTCCCGCGGTCCTTCCGCCTCCCCGCCCTCCGGCCGTTCCCGGCCCACGCCAACCTGCTCATCGAGACGCCCCCCGAGGGCCGCGCCGCGGCCTCGGCCGTGCTCCAGGCGGGCATGTTCCGGCTCCTCACGAGCCTGCCGCCGGGCATGGTCCGGTTCACGATCGTCGACCCGATCGGCATCGGCCGCGGCTTCGGCGCGTTCATGCACCTGGCCGACTACGACCCCGCGCTCGTCACCAACCAGGTCTGGACCGATGCCCGCCAGATCGAGGAGCGGCTGGCCGAGCTCGAGCAGCACATGGAGACGGTCACGCAGAAGTACCTGCGGAACGAGTACGACACGATCGACGCCTACAACGCCGTGGCCGGCGAGGTCCGCGAGCCGTACCGCATCCTCGTGATCGCCGACTTCCCGAGCAAGTTCGACGAGCGGGCCGCGGGCCGGCTGGCCGCGATCGCCTCCGGCGGCACCCCGTGCGGCGTGCTCGTCCTGATGGCCGCGGACACGAGCCGCCCCATGCCGCCGGGCTTCACCATGGAGCAGGTCCGGCCGCACTGTTCGCTCCTCGCCTGGGACGGCGCGAAGCTCGTCTGGGACGACCCCGACCTTTCCAAATATCCGCTCGACCTGGACGCCCCGCCGCCGGGCGAGTTCGCCACCCGGGAGATCCAGAAGGTCGGCGCCGCGGCGAAGGCAGCCAAGCGGGTCGAGGTGCCGTTCGATTACATCGCCCCCGCGGAGGGCTCCTGGTGGACCGGCGACACCCGCGCCGGCATCGACGTGCCGCTGGGCAAGGCCGGGGCGACCAAGAAGCAGGACCTGACGCTCGGCCAGGGGACGAGCCAGCACGTCCTCGTCGCCGGGCGCACGGGCTCCGGCAAGTCCACGCTGATGCACGCCCTGATCACGAACCTCGCCCTGCGGTTCAGCCCGGACGAGATCGACCTCTACCTGATCGACTTCAAGAAGGGCGTCGAGTTCAAGGTCTACGCCACCCACGCCCTGCCCCACGCGAGCGTCGTCGCCATCGAGTCCGAGCGGGAGTTCGGCCTCAGCGTCCTCCAGCGACTGGACGGCGAGCTCCGCCTCCGCGCCGATCGCTTCCGCGACGCGGGCGTCCAGGACCTCAACGGCTATCGCAACGCGCCGAACACCCCGCCGATGCCCCGCGTCCTGCTGATCGTGGACGAGTTCCAGGAGTTCTTCGTCGAGGAGGACAAGCTGGCCCAGGAGGCGGCGCTCCTGCTCGACCGCCTGGTCCGCCAGGGCCGTGCCTTCGGCGTCCACGTCCTGCTCGGCTCGCAATCGCTGGGCGGCGCCTTCACGCTGGCGCGGAGCACGCTCGGCCAGATGGCCGTCCGGATCGCGCTCCAGTGCAGCGAGGTCGATTCGCTGCTCATCCTGGCGGAGAACAACCTCGCCGCCAAGTGGCTCTCACGCCCCGGCGAGGCCATCTACAACGACGCCAACGGCGCCCCCGAGGGCAACCACTTCTTCCAGGTCGTCTGGCTCTCCGACGAGAGGCGCGAGGACTACCTGAAGAGGCTCCACGCACTGGCCCTGGAGCGCAAGCCCGCGCTCGCCCGCACGCCCCTGGTCTTCGAGGGCGACGCCCCGGCCGACCTGCCCGCCAACCCCCTGCTCCGGATGCTCCTGGACCAGCCGGCCTGGACGCCCTCCATCCGGTCCGCCCAGGCCTGGCTCGGCGACGCGGTGGCGATCAAGGACCCGACCGCGGCCCTCTTTCGACGCCAGGGCGGGAACCACCTCCTCATCGTCGGCCAGAACGACGAGGCCGCCGCGGGCGTGGTCGCGGCCGCGATCCTGGGCCTCGCCGCGCAGTATCCCCCGGCGACGAACGACAACGCCCGCCTCGGCGCGAAGTTCTACCTCCTAGACGGCACGCCCGAGGACGAGCCCCGCTCGGGCGTCCTGCCGGGCCTCGTCGCCGGGTTGCCGCACGGCGTGAAGGTCGGCGGCTGGCGCGACGCCGCGGGCTTCGTCGCCGCCGTGGCCGGCGAGATCGCCCTGCGGCAGAGCCCCGAGGGCGGCGACGGCCCGGAGGTGTTCCTCGTCATCCACGACCTCGCCCGCTTCCGCGACCTCCGCCGCCGCGAGGACGACTTCGGCTTCGACCGCCGCGACGAGGCTTCGCCGACGGACCACCTCGACATGATCCTGAAGGAAGGCCCCGGCCTGGGCGTCCACCTGATCGCCTGGTGCGACACCGTGAACAACGTGAATCGCAGCTTCTCGCACCAGCAGCTCCGCGAGTTCGAGATGCGCGTCCTCTTCCAGATGAGCCCCACGGACAGCGGCGGCCTGCTCGATTCGCCCGCCGCCAGCAAGCTGGGCCGGAATCGTGCGTACTTCTCCAGCGAGGAGCAGAACCGCCTGGAGAAGTTCCGGCCCTACGGGCTGCCGCCGAAGGAATGGGTCCACGCGATGGCCGCCGCCCTGACGAACCGGCCCCCCGCGGCGGCGGGCGACGACTCGAAGGGCTGA
- a CDS encoding MutS-related protein, which produces MPNDAGERPASAGLRAEYGRRLEDRRAAQARWSKLEGRVADARLAAFAAALAVGFLAFWLRRVGPLWLAPIGVAFLALVLVHEPLRRRSRRMARAAEFYSRGVDRMADRWAGKGVAGLHFLDLDHPYAADLDLFGVGSLFERLCTARTRSGEDTLAGWLLRPSTPAQIAGRHEAVDELRPRLDLREDLELLGADVRSGIDPEALAAWGRSPRVFPGRALRVAAATLAAAGALALIGWAFLGTGLLPLAAVLAVEWAFAYALSGRARRVLEAVDRRAQDLVLLGALLDRLEREPFRAARLGQLRMALEARGRPASEPIRRLARLVHLLDARRNQLLAPFAAVLLWGTQFAMAIDAWRGEEGPAIADWLAAMGEFEALCALAAYAAENPEDPWPEVVPGGARFEARAIGHPLIPAAKCVRNDVELGGEARALVVSGSNMSGKSTLLRTVGVAAVMSFAGLPVRAAGLRISPLSIGATLRIQDSLQAGKSRFFAEITRVRQVVGLAAGPPPLLFLFDEIFHGTNSHDRTIGAEAVLRGLIDRGAIGLITTHDLALAAIVDRIGGGARNVHFEDRFEGGRMHFDYTMRPGVVEHSNALALMRAVGLDV; this is translated from the coding sequence GTGCCGAACGACGCGGGGGAGAGGCCGGCATCCGCGGGGCTGCGGGCCGAGTACGGGCGGCGACTCGAGGATCGGCGGGCCGCGCAGGCCCGCTGGAGCAAGCTGGAGGGCCGGGTCGCGGACGCCCGCCTCGCGGCCTTCGCCGCGGCGCTGGCGGTCGGCTTCCTCGCCTTCTGGCTGCGACGGGTGGGCCCGCTCTGGCTGGCCCCGATCGGGGTCGCGTTCCTCGCCCTGGTGCTCGTCCACGAGCCGCTGCGTCGCCGCAGCCGGAGGATGGCGCGGGCCGCGGAGTTCTACTCCCGGGGCGTGGATCGGATGGCCGATCGCTGGGCCGGGAAGGGGGTCGCGGGCCTCCATTTCCTGGACCTGGACCACCCGTACGCCGCGGACCTGGACCTCTTCGGGGTCGGCTCCCTCTTCGAGCGGCTCTGCACCGCGCGCACCCGCTCCGGCGAGGACACGCTGGCCGGATGGCTGCTCCGGCCGTCGACGCCCGCGCAGATCGCCGGCCGGCACGAGGCGGTGGACGAGCTCCGCCCGCGGCTCGACCTCCGCGAGGACCTCGAGCTGCTCGGCGCGGACGTCCGGTCGGGGATCGATCCCGAGGCCCTCGCCGCCTGGGGGCGGTCGCCCCGAGTCTTCCCCGGGCGCGCCCTGCGGGTCGCGGCGGCGACGCTGGCCGCGGCCGGGGCGCTCGCCCTGATCGGCTGGGCCTTCCTCGGCACGGGGCTGCTCCCCCTCGCGGCGGTCCTGGCGGTCGAATGGGCGTTCGCCTACGCCCTCTCCGGGCGGGCCCGGCGGGTGCTGGAGGCGGTGGACCGCCGCGCCCAGGACCTGGTCCTCCTGGGCGCCCTGCTCGATCGCCTCGAGCGCGAGCCGTTCCGGGCCGCGAGGCTCGGGCAGCTCCGGATGGCGCTGGAGGCCCGGGGCCGGCCGGCGTCCGAGCCGATCCGGCGGCTCGCCCGCCTCGTCCACCTGCTGGACGCGCGAAGGAACCAGCTCCTCGCCCCGTTCGCGGCGGTCCTGCTCTGGGGGACGCAGTTCGCGATGGCCATCGACGCCTGGCGGGGCGAGGAGGGCCCCGCGATCGCGGACTGGCTGGCGGCCATGGGGGAGTTCGAGGCCCTCTGCGCCCTGGCCGCGTACGCGGCCGAGAACCCCGAGGACCCGTGGCCGGAGGTCGTGCCGGGCGGTGCCCGATTCGAGGCCAGGGCGATCGGGCACCCCCTGATCCCCGCCGCGAAATGCGTCCGCAACGACGTCGAGCTCGGCGGTGAGGCCCGGGCCCTCGTGGTGAGCGGGTCGAACATGTCGGGCAAGAGCACGCTGCTCCGGACGGTCGGCGTCGCGGCGGTCATGTCCTTCGCCGGCCTGCCGGTCCGCGCGGCCGGGCTGAGGATCAGCCCGCTGTCGATCGGGGCGACCCTGCGCATCCAGGACTCGCTCCAGGCCGGCAAGTCGCGGTTCTTCGCGGAGATCACGCGCGTGCGGCAGGTGGTCGGGCTCGCCGCGGGGCCGCCGCCGCTGCTCTTCCTCTTCGACGAGATCTTCCACGGCACCAACTCGCACGACCGGACGATCGGCGCCGAGGCCGTGCTCCGGGGGCTCATCGACCGGGGCGCGATCGGCCTGATCACCACGCACGACCTGGCGCTGGCCGCCATCGTGGACCGGATCGGCGGCGGGGCCCGGAACGTCCACTTCGAGGACCGCTTCGAGGGGGGCAGGATGCACTTCGACTACACGATGAGGCCGGGCGTGGTGGAACATTCCAACGCCCTGGCCCTGATGCGGGCGGTCGGCCTGGACGTCTGA